The following proteins are encoded in a genomic region of Candidatus Ancaeobacter aquaticus:
- a CDS encoding DUF362 domain-containing protein: MGQSVGGTNSRVSLIKCASYNDDELYFSLKKCLDPIIDHYNAFKEIKGSKILLKVNLLSTSKGPDKPVNTHPSFVKQLARYFIQEHGAQVYVGDSSGSFSQGSTNKAFFNMGLDRIAKEVGFTLINFDTARKKVMCNPDHKIIKEIVVPGELFEMDLVVTVPKLKTHELVGFTGAVKNMMGCLPGKLKRDVHVKAPTSKSMAVALCDIYAMVPTHLAVMDGIIGMEGNGPAAGEPVETGLILASNDPVSLDAVVTHLLGYKEGEIRTTVYAHKRKLGVGDLNEIEIIGDDMNGCYYTEFVKVANKYKFILENIIPSWLISTALEKIISFKPFIDTRQCVRCFECVKGCPVNCIEDIEEKLIIQKKKCIECFCCQEVCPVNAVTVKPPLVKIMLGKVQKMIEYMSG; encoded by the coding sequence ATGGGACAATCAGTCGGAGGAACAAACTCAAGAGTCTCATTAATAAAGTGCGCTTCATATAATGATGATGAGCTATACTTTTCATTAAAAAAATGCCTTGATCCGATAATAGATCATTACAACGCCTTCAAAGAAATTAAGGGATCGAAGATCCTCCTCAAAGTTAATCTGCTTTCAACGTCAAAGGGTCCTGACAAACCTGTTAATACACACCCTTCATTTGTAAAACAGCTTGCACGATATTTTATTCAAGAACATGGTGCTCAGGTGTATGTTGGTGACTCATCAGGAAGTTTCTCTCAAGGTTCGACTAATAAAGCTTTTTTCAATATGGGACTCGATCGCATCGCGAAAGAGGTCGGGTTTACTCTCATAAATTTTGATACAGCAAGAAAGAAAGTAATGTGTAATCCTGACCACAAAATCATTAAAGAAATAGTGGTGCCAGGTGAGCTTTTTGAAATGGATCTTGTTGTGACCGTGCCGAAATTAAAAACACATGAACTCGTCGGTTTTACCGGAGCGGTAAAAAATATGATGGGATGTCTACCCGGAAAATTAAAGCGTGATGTGCATGTCAAGGCACCCACATCTAAATCTATGGCAGTTGCTTTGTGTGATATTTATGCGATGGTGCCGACACATTTGGCTGTTATGGATGGCATTATTGGGATGGAAGGAAATGGTCCCGCTGCGGGAGAACCGGTTGAAACGGGGCTTATACTGGCAAGTAATGATCCTGTCAGTCTTGATGCAGTCGTAACGCATCTTTTAGGATATAAAGAGGGTGAAATCAGGACTACTGTATATGCGCATAAAAGAAAACTTGGTGTGGGAGATCTTAACGAAATAGAAATAATAGGCGATGATATGAACGGTTGTTACTATACAGAGTTTGTAAAAGTCGCAAATAAATATAAATTCATACTTGAAAACATTATCCCTTCGTGGCTTATCTCTACAGCGCTAGAAAAAATTATTTCATTTAAACCTTTTATTGATACAAGACAATGTGTTCGCTGTTTTGAGTGTGTTAAGGGGTGTCCGGTAAATTGTATTGAAGATATTGAGGAAAAGCTTATAATACAGAAGAAA
- a CDS encoding acetyl-CoA carboxylase carboxyltransferase subunit alpha translates to MNGSGLQFEKPIIELEKKIEELRKFSDTEGIDVSDEVRKLEQKANEIKKEIFTNLNAWERVQVARYPSRPYFLDYVQLIMDEYTEFHGDRFFGDDRALIGGPARIGGHKIMLLGHQKGRDTKENLMRNFGCAHPEGYRKALRLMKTAEKFNIPIVTFIDTPGAYPGIGAEERGQAEAIAVNLREMMTLTVPIICVVIGEGGSGGALGIGVGDHIMILQNAYYSVISPEGCAAILWKDRKRAEDAARALKLTSADLLKLGIVDEVIPEPMGGAHRDSVEMARILKEFLVKNLDKMCSLSGEEILNKRYEKFRRMGAFVTTEEQIDTKSEEVETKNSSETQEEEWDNQSEEQTQESH, encoded by the coding sequence ATGAATGGATCTGGATTACAATTTGAAAAGCCGATCATTGAGCTTGAAAAGAAAATAGAAGAATTAAGAAAGTTTTCAGATACTGAAGGTATTGATGTCTCTGATGAAGTGAGAAAACTGGAACAAAAAGCGAATGAAATTAAGAAAGAAATATTTACTAATTTAAATGCTTGGGAACGGGTACAGGTTGCGCGGTATCCGAGCCGTCCATATTTTCTTGATTATGTGCAATTGATAATGGATGAATATACCGAGTTTCATGGTGATCGGTTTTTTGGTGATGACCGTGCCTTGATCGGTGGTCCTGCACGGATAGGTGGTCATAAAATAATGCTTCTGGGCCATCAAAAGGGAAGAGATACAAAAGAAAATCTCATGAGAAACTTTGGGTGTGCTCATCCCGAGGGGTATCGTAAAGCGTTACGTTTGATGAAAACGGCCGAAAAGTTTAATATACCAATTGTAACATTTATTGATACACCGGGTGCATATCCGGGGATAGGCGCGGAAGAAAGAGGGCAGGCAGAAGCTATAGCGGTAAATCTTCGAGAGATGATGACGCTTACCGTGCCTATTATCTGTGTTGTTATCGGTGAAGGCGGCAGTGGCGGTGCTTTAGGAATCGGTGTTGGCGATCATATTATGATATTACAAAATGCGTATTATTCAGTTATTTCTCCTGAAGGCTGTGCGGCAATACTTTGGAAAGATAGGAAAAGAGCAGAAGATGCTGCTCGCGCACTGAAGTTGACAAGCGCAGACTTGCTAAAACTAGGGATTGTTGATGAAGTTATTCCTGAGCCAATGGGTGGCGCACACAGAGATTCTGTAGAGATGGCTCGTATTCTAAAAGAATTCCTTGTAAAAAATCTTGATAAGATGTGCTCATTATCCGGTGAGGAAATATTAAACAAGCGATATGAAAAATTCAGAAGGATGGGAGCGTTCGTCACTACAGAAGAACAGATAGATACCAAAAGTGAAGAAGTCGAAACTAAAAACTCATCAGAAACACAGGAAGAAGAATGGGACAATCAGTCGGAGGAACAAACTCAAGAGTCTCATTAA
- a CDS encoding L,D-transpeptidase family protein, protein MKNKTILVMLSLVAITVILLVGMKVRTVKRHNDFIKAKKMYGQGEVTQSLPVFEEVYDRLKTKDIGGESLIYLIQGNNATGNYEKSIFYADELLAAGQGDYADSLALYWMGDSYGKKNEYGKAVQCLNTLISKYGTSEYVDDALFQLARLRKDENQYLQARHLLKLIKDNYPNSNLIREAINMYGDLNAAILFSPIIDEHSTIYVVKPGDSLASIAKKYNSSVDLLKKSNGLNNKSVIKPNDRLKVNKAVFSMIIDKSKNTLTLLADGELFKVYNVGTGKMNSTPCGNFNVTNKLANPPWYKPGGGLIPFGTKENFLGTRWIGISSPGYGIHGTWEPQTVGKQSSAGCVRLINDDVEELFSIVVPDDKVIIVD, encoded by the coding sequence ATGAAAAATAAGACTATACTTGTAATGCTTTCACTTGTAGCGATAACGGTTATATTGCTTGTCGGTATGAAGGTGCGTACAGTGAAAAGACATAATGATTTTATTAAAGCAAAAAAAATGTACGGTCAGGGTGAAGTAACACAATCACTACCTGTCTTTGAGGAAGTATATGACCGTTTAAAAACGAAGGATATTGGCGGAGAGTCACTTATTTATCTTATACAGGGCAATAATGCGACCGGTAATTACGAGAAATCTATTTTCTATGCAGATGAACTTTTGGCCGCGGGACAAGGTGATTATGCTGATAGTTTAGCCCTCTATTGGATGGGTGATTCATACGGTAAGAAGAATGAATATGGTAAAGCGGTACAATGCCTTAATACGCTCATTTCAAAATATGGTACCAGTGAATATGTCGATGATGCTCTTTTTCAACTTGCACGACTCAGAAAAGATGAAAATCAATACCTGCAGGCACGGCACCTGTTAAAACTTATTAAAGATAATTATCCGAATAGTAACTTAATTAGAGAAGCGATTAATATGTATGGTGATTTAAATGCGGCGATACTTTTCTCTCCTATAATTGATGAACATTCGACTATTTATGTGGTAAAACCAGGAGATTCACTTGCATCAATTGCAAAAAAATATAATTCATCTGTCGACTTATTGAAGAAAAGTAATGGGCTCAATAATAAATCAGTCATTAAGCCCAATGACAGGTTAAAGGTAAATAAAGCAGTATTTTCTATGATTATTGATAAGTCAAAAAATACATTAACGTTGCTTGCAGACGGAGAATTGTTTAAAGTATATAATGTAGGTACCGGAAAAATGAATTCTACCCCATGCGGGAATTTTAATGTAACGAACAAGCTAGCTAATCCACCGTGGTATAAACCTGGTGGCGGGTTGATCCCGTTTGGTACAAAAGAGAATTTTTTAGGAACCCGCTGGATTGGGATAAGTTCGCCGGGATACGGGATACACGGCACATGGGAGCCGCAGACTGTTGGTAAGCAATCGAGTGCGGGTTGTGTGAGACTTATCAATGATGATGTTGAAGAGTTGTTTTCTATTGTTGTTCCTGACGATAAAGTGATAATTGTTGATTGA
- the pssA gene encoding CDP-diacylglycerol--serine O-phosphatidyltransferase — translation MENKLKNKNLYILPNLFTSVNFFCGILSMTFALKGEFYIAAWVIVAGMLFDFLDGQVARLVNATSRFGVEYDSLADLVTFGIAPTILMYTVVLKDINRIGIAVAFIYSVCCALRLARFNLNTVLFEKRNFVGLPTPAASGFLASVILLRSEFPWLSIDMVLPFFMLFLSFLMVSNIKYPALKSMIIVKGKPFINLVTVVLGTSIAIFHTELFLFFMFLFYVVYGLLREIHYYTRARRFEKRLNLERKRAHEK, via the coding sequence GTGGAGAATAAGCTTAAGAATAAGAATTTGTATATTCTTCCGAATTTATTTACGTCCGTGAACTTTTTCTGCGGTATTCTGTCAATGACATTTGCGTTAAAAGGCGAATTTTATATCGCTGCATGGGTGATTGTTGCCGGTATGCTATTTGATTTTCTTGATGGGCAGGTTGCACGTCTTGTTAATGCAACAAGCAGGTTCGGTGTGGAATATGATTCTTTAGCTGATCTAGTGACCTTTGGTATTGCGCCAACTATATTAATGTATACAGTTGTTTTAAAAGATATTAACCGCATTGGAATAGCGGTTGCGTTTATTTATTCGGTATGTTGCGCTCTACGATTAGCGCGCTTTAATCTAAATACGGTGCTGTTCGAGAAACGAAATTTTGTTGGATTGCCCACACCTGCCGCAAGTGGATTTCTTGCTTCGGTCATTTTGCTGAGGTCCGAATTTCCGTGGCTTTCTATTGATATGGTGTTGCCGTTTTTTATGCTGTTTCTATCATTTCTGATGGTGAGCAACATCAAGTATCCTGCACTAAAAAGCATGATAATAGTCAAAGGTAAGCCGTTTATTAATCTTGTTACTGTTGTCTTGGGTACAAGTATTGCTATATTTCACACTGAGCTGTTCTTGTTTTTTATGTTTCTTTTCTACGTAGTATATGGTCTATTGCGTGAAATTCACTATTATACCCGTGCAAGACGTTTCGAAAAGAGACTTAATTTAGAGAGGAAACGTGCACATGAAAAATAA
- a CDS encoding phosphatidylserine decarboxylase family protein: MKIRIVKEGYPHILLSFFIGLVLVVFNIYLGLLCFALCVFITCFFRDPVRVSPEEDGIILSPADGLVVDIRDIKDDTLLKKDARRVSIFMSIFNVHVNYAPIDGVVKYIQYKKGQFKAAFVDEASELNESNTVCVENGKTAVILKQIAGLIARRIVCDPKVGDCVVSGKRYGLIKFGSRVEITFDSTYNIAVKKGDKVKGALTILGVRRASGE, encoded by the coding sequence TAGGTCTCGTCTTAGTAGTATTTAACATATACTTGGGACTTTTGTGCTTTGCCCTGTGTGTGTTTATAACATGCTTTTTTAGAGACCCTGTTCGTGTTTCGCCTGAAGAAGACGGTATCATTTTGTCTCCTGCAGACGGGCTTGTGGTAGATATTCGGGATATTAAAGATGATACGTTACTGAAAAAAGATGCTCGAAGAGTGAGTATCTTTATGTCCATATTTAATGTGCATGTTAATTATGCGCCTATTGACGGTGTTGTGAAGTATATACAGTACAAAAAAGGACAGTTTAAAGCAGCGTTTGTTGATGAGGCATCGGAATTAAATGAAAGTAATACCGTTTGTGTTGAAAATGGCAAAACAGCGGTTATCCTTAAGCAAATTGCCGGTTTGATCGCCAGAAGAATAGTGTGCGACCCAAAGGTCGGGGACTGTGTTGTGTCAGGTAAACGATATGGGTTAATAAAATTCGGGTCGCGGGTAGAGATAACGTTTGATTCTACATATAATATAGCAGTGAAAAAAGGTGATAAGGTAAAAGGTGCGCTTACCATTCTAGGGGTAAGGAGGGCTAGTGGAGAATAA